The following coding sequences are from one Streptomyces sp. NBC_01485 window:
- a CDS encoding polysaccharide deacetylase family protein: MARHGGRGWHGRVFAAAVGVTAVAAVTSVWTAQAGPVGGGKAEAGVSAGPSGPGSSAPGSAAPGSAAKRARVSVDIAHASEAGPRGVNITIDDGPDPGWTPQVLQVLRENGVKATFCMVGTQAQAHPDMVKAVVADGHRLCDHTVSHDTTMDTKSEAYQSQQILDAERMITEASGGVRPVYYRAPGGAFTPYSRTLAASHGMRPLGWNVDTKDFERPGAAAIVATVKSEVSNGPTILFHDAGGDRSQTVTALREILPWLKQQGYSFGFPVR, translated from the coding sequence ATGGCGCGGCATGGCGGGCGGGGATGGCACGGCCGGGTCTTCGCGGCGGCGGTCGGGGTGACGGCGGTGGCTGCGGTCACCTCGGTGTGGACGGCGCAGGCCGGCCCCGTCGGCGGGGGCAAGGCGGAGGCGGGCGTCTCGGCGGGCCCCTCCGGACCGGGTTCCTCCGCACCGGGTTCCGCGGCTCCGGGTTCCGCCGCCAAGCGGGCGCGGGTGTCGGTGGACATCGCGCACGCGTCGGAGGCCGGCCCCCGGGGCGTCAACATCACCATCGACGACGGGCCGGACCCGGGCTGGACCCCGCAGGTGCTTCAAGTGCTGCGGGAGAACGGGGTGAAGGCGACCTTCTGCATGGTGGGCACGCAGGCCCAGGCGCACCCGGACATGGTCAAGGCGGTCGTCGCGGACGGTCACCGGCTGTGCGACCACACGGTGTCGCACGACACCACGATGGACACCAAGTCCGAGGCCTACCAGTCGCAGCAGATCCTGGACGCCGAGCGCATGATCACCGAGGCCTCCGGGGGCGTACGGCCCGTGTACTACCGGGCCCCCGGCGGTGCCTTCACCCCCTACAGCCGTACCCTCGCCGCATCGCACGGGATGCGGCCGCTGGGCTGGAACGTCGACACCAAGGACTTCGAGCGCCCCGGCGCCGCCGCGATCGTCGCCACCGTCAAGAGCGAGGTCTCCAACGGCCCGACGATCCTCTTCCACGACGCCGGCGGGGACCGCTCCCAGACCGTCACCGCCCTGCGCGAGATCCTGCCGTGGCTGAAGCAGCAGGGGTACTCCTTCGGCTTTCCGGTGCGTTGA
- a CDS encoding MFS transporter yields MALLVIASCQLMVVLDITIVNIALPDIQRSLDFSTTSLAWVVNAYTLTFGGLLLLGGRTGDILGRRRMFVFGVLLFVVASLLGGLAQNEAQLLAARALQGVGGAIASPTALSLVSTTFREGPDRNRAFGVFAAVSAGGGAIGLLAGGILVEWLNWRWVLFVNVPIGLLIALATPRFIKESERHPGHFDITGALTSTVGMVLLVYGFIRAAQEGWRDPYTLASFAAAVVVLALFVLVERRSRQPITPLHMFADRNRAGTYGIMLCLAAAIFGMFFFLTLFVQNVLDFSPLAAGFAFLPVSAVIAVGAGLASRFLPTYGPKPFMVVGAILAAAGLSWLTLTDVNSTYAGSVLGPMLVFSLGMGMEFVSLTLMALSNVSPKETGAASGLLNATQQVGGSLGLSILVTMYGTASRNEANKQIPDFLAQATPAERLHFRRTGQLPSPWSDEILTAGVSAAFVMAAIFTVLAALIAVVVIQVRPSDLERLKGGTVPGGGA; encoded by the coding sequence ACATCGCGCTGCCGGACATCCAGCGCTCCCTGGACTTCTCCACCACGAGCCTGGCATGGGTGGTCAACGCCTACACCCTCACCTTCGGCGGCCTGCTGCTGCTCGGCGGCCGGACCGGCGACATTCTCGGCAGACGGCGCATGTTCGTCTTCGGCGTGCTGCTCTTCGTGGTCGCCTCCCTGCTCGGCGGACTCGCCCAGAACGAGGCCCAACTGCTCGCCGCACGCGCCCTTCAGGGCGTCGGCGGCGCCATCGCGTCCCCGACCGCGCTCTCCCTGGTCAGTACGACGTTCCGCGAAGGCCCCGACCGCAACCGGGCCTTCGGGGTCTTCGCCGCGGTCTCGGCGGGCGGCGGCGCGATCGGCCTGCTCGCGGGCGGAATCCTCGTCGAGTGGCTCAACTGGCGGTGGGTGCTCTTCGTCAACGTCCCCATCGGACTGCTCATCGCCCTCGCCACCCCTCGCTTCATCAAGGAATCCGAACGCCACCCCGGCCACTTCGACATCACCGGCGCGCTGACCTCCACCGTGGGCATGGTCCTTCTGGTGTACGGGTTCATCAGGGCCGCCCAGGAAGGGTGGCGGGACCCGTACACGCTGGCCTCGTTCGCCGCGGCCGTCGTCGTCCTCGCGCTGTTCGTCCTGGTCGAGCGGCGCTCCCGGCAGCCGATCACGCCGCTGCACATGTTCGCCGACCGTAACCGGGCGGGCACGTACGGGATCATGCTGTGCCTCGCCGCCGCGATCTTCGGCATGTTCTTCTTCCTCACGCTCTTCGTGCAGAACGTGCTCGACTTCAGTCCCCTCGCGGCCGGCTTCGCCTTTCTTCCGGTCAGCGCCGTCATCGCCGTCGGTGCCGGCCTGGCCTCACGGTTCCTTCCCACCTACGGCCCCAAGCCGTTCATGGTGGTGGGCGCGATCCTCGCGGCGGCCGGCCTGTCCTGGCTGACCCTGACCGACGTCAACTCCACGTACGCGGGCAGCGTCCTCGGCCCGATGCTCGTCTTCAGCCTCGGCATGGGCATGGAGTTCGTCTCCCTGACCCTGATGGCGCTCTCCAACGTGTCCCCGAAGGAGACCGGCGCGGCCTCCGGACTCCTCAACGCCACCCAGCAGGTGGGCGGTTCGCTCGGCCTGTCCATCCTGGTCACGATGTACGGCACGGCCAGCCGCAACGAGGCGAACAAACAGATCCCCGACTTCCTCGCCCAGGCGACCCCGGCCGAACGCCTGCACTTCCGACGCACCGGGCAGCTTCCCTCCCCCTGGTCCGACGAGATCCTCACCGCCGGCGTTTCGGCCGCCTTCGTCATGGCGGCGATCTTCACGGTCCTGGCCGCTCTGATCGCCGTCGTGGTGATCCAGGTCCGCCCCTCCGACCTGGAACGCCTCAAGGGCGGCACGGTCCCGGGCGGCGGGGCCTGA
- a CDS encoding AMIN-like domain-containing (lipo)protein, translated as MVRSRTIWATAALLTATLGAAAVPANAAPVTATRTAAACATGWGSLDKTYFAGTSTPLTNVRTGRHDCYDRFVIDVPGAGSGELGFSVGYVDELYQDGSGRPIHVGGGAILEVRVNAPSYDPETGTPTYPGRVAQPLPGVNLTGYRTFQDTRYAGSFEGVTQFGLGVRARLPFQVQRLADHLVVDVAHTW; from the coding sequence ATGGTACGAAGCAGGACCATCTGGGCCACCGCCGCGCTCCTGACCGCCACGTTGGGTGCGGCCGCGGTCCCGGCCAACGCCGCGCCGGTCACCGCGACCCGCACCGCTGCCGCCTGTGCCACCGGCTGGGGCAGCCTGGACAAGACGTACTTCGCCGGCACGTCGACACCGCTGACGAACGTCAGGACCGGCCGTCACGACTGCTACGACCGGTTCGTCATCGACGTCCCCGGTGCGGGCAGCGGCGAACTCGGCTTCTCGGTCGGGTACGTCGACGAGCTCTACCAGGACGGCTCCGGCCGCCCCATCCACGTCGGCGGCGGCGCCATCCTGGAGGTGCGGGTGAACGCGCCCTCCTACGACCCCGAGACCGGCACCCCCACCTACCCCGGACGGGTCGCGCAACCGCTGCCGGGCGTGAACCTCACCGGGTACCGCACCTTCCAGGACACCCGGTACGCCGGGAGCTTCGAGGGTGTCACGCAGTTCGGGCTCGGCGTGCGCGCACGTCTGCCCTTCCAGGTGCAGCGCCTGGCCGACCACCTCGTGGTGGACGTCGCACACACCTGGTGA
- a CDS encoding CHAT domain-containing tetratricopeptide repeat protein, translated as MDSGVPRSRRSAGTSVDELHRQGLRELELYHRTGDVAALRRARDLDRRVVDATSDASPGRDVHLRNLANAEAQLYEHTGDLPTLQRAIHFYRRALHLAPEGHRYREAYLYGLGRALRLLHHRTGEPHALEEAAELLRRCVELPPVMPGERAAQLGGLAEVLGELYDLGGDAEHLRQAVAAQRRALAETPRGTPEWASRQVNLAFLLSSWYDLTQERAALDDAVGGLRSSRDEMLRNGGTQPWQLAVNLAGCLADRFRLDGRLGELDEAVALLRHLLDTDHSLDTHDRLLVTMRAADLSLQRAEICGQLRWADWALWALRESVRTMPHDDLNRGVALFELGKTHATRYRLSDDPADLESAISWLRTALDVFGSDEGSAENARAAASVLAMQLAHRHDRTGSAADLDQAIALQRDAVRHAPPHSPNLAALHGSLGQNLLQRFQSRHDLGDLDQCDDHLHRALAALPPHSSDRPALLSTLGSAQLARYEHTGHRPHLHEAVETQRAALAACPAGEVQRPFLLGNLALLLRLRHDAVGLDAGVGMDTADVDEAVGLLRQVLALRPGNSGAARITLLQLAEALRSRAEARGDDADLTECVELLRTLVDGYPADHPAQISSRTALAEALHKLFLATDDERLLTEAHEVARGSVEVRSAPVQARLRARATLGQVCGTRHDWEAARHWLTEAVRLLPRLAARDLNRADQQYVLAREHGLAAEAAAYALQAGRPEQALEVLEHGRGVLLGRLLRSRETDVARLRERAPALADRFVRLRDAEDPAPPRADTYSAAREHQVVERLRTREAEWDALVTEIRSLPGLADFLRPPPATEIIRRAGTGPVVVINISIRCDALIVADGALDVVPLETTAEEVQRRVADFLAAVAAPASGTEGLDRRLARQETVADTLEWLWDTITGPVLERLALPAPPGPGGTPPRVWWCPQGSLAFLPLHAAGYHGPRAGADGRRCVLARVASSYTSTVAALHHARTRRTDTHEGGSDQVIVSMSRTPGAGNLPHADAEVRAVGRYLTDRHEPVVLVNEQATRDAVLEALRHTRSVHFACHAVADTQDPSECRILTHDHATRPLTVTDVAGLRLDGAHLAYLSACATSATRHELADEAIHITGAFQLAGFRHVVGTLWPVGDELAPEMATAFYAALAGRAPTHTGPSGTDPRVRDDQVDDQVAFALHATVAELHTRYAWFPSLWASHVHVGV; from the coding sequence ATGGACAGTGGTGTTCCTCGCTCCAGGAGGTCGGCCGGGACGTCCGTCGACGAGCTGCACCGGCAGGGTTTACGGGAGTTGGAGCTCTACCACCGCACGGGGGACGTCGCCGCCCTGCGGCGGGCTCGCGACCTCGACCGTCGGGTCGTCGACGCCACCTCCGACGCCAGCCCCGGTCGGGACGTGCACCTGAGGAACCTCGCCAACGCCGAGGCCCAACTGTACGAGCACACCGGCGACTTGCCGACCCTCCAGCGCGCCATCCACTTCTACCGGCGCGCCCTCCACCTGGCCCCCGAAGGGCATCGGTACCGCGAGGCCTACCTCTACGGCCTGGGCCGCGCCCTGCGCCTGCTGCACCACCGGACCGGCGAACCCCACGCACTTGAGGAGGCCGCCGAACTCCTGCGCCGTTGCGTGGAGTTGCCGCCCGTGATGCCCGGCGAACGGGCCGCACAGCTCGGTGGTCTCGCCGAGGTCCTGGGGGAGTTGTACGACCTCGGCGGGGACGCTGAGCATCTGCGCCAGGCCGTCGCAGCCCAACGCCGCGCCCTGGCCGAAACACCCCGGGGGACCCCGGAGTGGGCGTCCCGACAGGTCAACCTGGCGTTCCTGCTGAGCAGTTGGTACGACCTGACGCAGGAGCGGGCCGCTCTGGACGACGCGGTGGGGGGCCTGCGCAGCTCGCGCGACGAGATGCTCAGGAACGGCGGTACGCAGCCGTGGCAGCTCGCCGTCAATCTCGCCGGTTGTCTGGCCGACAGGTTCCGGCTCGACGGCCGTCTCGGGGAACTGGACGAGGCCGTCGCGCTCCTGCGTCATCTCCTGGACACCGACCACTCCCTCGATACCCACGACCGCCTCCTCGTGACCATGCGGGCGGCGGACCTGTCCCTGCAACGGGCAGAAATCTGCGGTCAGTTGCGGTGGGCGGACTGGGCCCTGTGGGCCCTGCGGGAGTCCGTACGGACGATGCCGCACGACGACCTGAACCGCGGGGTGGCGCTGTTCGAGCTGGGCAAGACCCACGCGACCCGGTACCGCCTCAGCGACGATCCGGCCGACCTCGAGTCGGCCATCTCCTGGCTCCGCACCGCCCTCGACGTCTTCGGCTCCGACGAGGGTTCCGCGGAGAACGCCAGGGCCGCCGCCTCCGTCCTCGCCATGCAACTGGCCCACCGTCACGACCGGACCGGCTCCGCGGCCGACCTGGACCAGGCCATCGCACTCCAGCGGGACGCCGTCCGGCACGCCCCGCCGCACAGCCCCAACCTCGCGGCCCTGCACGGCTCCCTCGGGCAGAACCTGCTGCAACGGTTCCAGTCCCGCCACGACCTCGGCGACCTCGACCAGTGCGACGACCACCTCCACCGCGCCCTCGCCGCCCTCCCGCCGCACTCCTCCGACCGCCCCGCCCTGCTGTCCACCCTCGGCAGCGCCCAGCTCGCCCGCTACGAGCACACCGGCCACCGCCCCCACCTGCACGAGGCCGTCGAGACCCAGCGCGCCGCCCTCGCCGCCTGCCCGGCCGGCGAGGTCCAACGGCCCTTCCTGCTGGGCAATCTCGCGCTCCTGCTGCGACTGCGCCACGACGCCGTCGGCCTCGATGCCGGCGTCGGCATGGACACCGCGGACGTCGACGAGGCGGTGGGGCTGCTCCGCCAGGTACTGGCCCTGCGGCCGGGCAACTCCGGAGCCGCCCGGATCACCCTCCTCCAACTGGCCGAGGCCCTGCGCTCCCGTGCCGAAGCCCGGGGGGACGACGCCGATCTCACGGAATGCGTCGAGCTGCTGCGCACACTCGTCGACGGCTACCCGGCCGATCACCCGGCACAGATCTCCTCGCGCACCGCGCTCGCCGAGGCCCTGCACAAACTGTTCCTCGCCACGGACGACGAACGGCTCCTGACGGAGGCCCACGAGGTGGCACGGGGCTCGGTCGAGGTGCGGAGCGCGCCCGTCCAGGCGCGCCTGCGTGCCCGGGCCACCCTCGGGCAGGTGTGCGGCACGCGCCACGACTGGGAGGCGGCCCGCCACTGGCTCACGGAGGCGGTACGGCTCCTGCCGAGGCTGGCCGCCCGCGACCTGAACCGCGCGGACCAGCAGTACGTGCTGGCCCGCGAGCACGGCCTGGCCGCCGAGGCCGCCGCGTACGCGCTCCAGGCCGGCCGGCCCGAACAGGCCCTGGAGGTCCTGGAACACGGGCGCGGCGTGCTGCTCGGCCGCCTCCTGCGGTCCAGGGAGACCGACGTGGCCCGGCTGCGGGAGCGTGCGCCGGCGCTGGCCGACCGCTTCGTACGGCTGCGTGACGCGGAGGATCCGGCGCCGCCGCGCGCCGACACGTACTCCGCGGCGCGGGAACACCAGGTCGTCGAGCGGCTGCGGACCCGTGAGGCCGAGTGGGACGCACTCGTGACCGAGATCCGGTCCCTGCCCGGCCTGGCGGACTTCCTGCGCCCACCGCCCGCGACGGAGATCATCCGGCGGGCCGGGACGGGACCGGTCGTGGTGATCAACATCAGCATCCGCTGCGACGCGCTGATCGTGGCCGACGGAGCACTCGACGTCGTCCCCCTGGAGACCACCGCCGAGGAGGTCCAGCGCAGGGTCGCCGACTTCCTCGCCGCCGTCGCCGCGCCCGCGAGCGGCACGGAAGGCCTCGACCGGCGGCTGGCCCGCCAGGAGACGGTCGCGGACACGCTGGAGTGGCTGTGGGACACGATCACCGGACCGGTCCTGGAACGGCTCGCCCTCCCCGCACCGCCCGGGCCCGGCGGCACGCCACCACGCGTGTGGTGGTGCCCCCAGGGATCACTGGCCTTCCTGCCGCTGCACGCGGCCGGCTATCACGGCCCGCGAGCCGGCGCGGACGGCCGGCGGTGCGTTCTGGCGCGGGTGGCGTCCTCGTACACGTCCACCGTCGCCGCGCTCCATCACGCCCGGACGCGACGTACGGACACCCACGAGGGCGGTTCGGACCAGGTGATCGTCAGCATGTCGCGCACTCCGGGGGCGGGGAACCTCCCGCACGCGGACGCCGAAGTCCGGGCAGTGGGAAGGTACTTGACGGACCGTCACGAACCCGTCGTCCTCGTCAATGAGCAGGCGACCAGGGACGCCGTGCTGGAGGCGTTGCGGCACACGCGGTCCGTGCACTTCGCCTGCCATGCCGTGGCCGACACCCAGGACCCCTCGGAGTGCCGCATCCTGACCCACGACCACGCGACGCGTCCGCTCACCGTCACCGACGTCGCCGGGCTCCGGCTCGACGGCGCACACCTGGCCTACCTGTCGGCCTGCGCGACGTCCGCCACCCGGCACGAGTTGGCTGACGAGGCCATCCACATCACCGGCGCCTTCCAACTGGCCGGTTTCCGGCACGTGGTGGGCACGCTGTGGCCGGTCGGCGACGAACTGGCACCGGAGATGGCCACGGCCTTCTACGCGGCCCTCGCCGGACGGGCGCCGACGCACACCGGGCCGTCCGGGACGGATCCCCGGGTGCGGGACGACCAAGTGGACGACCAGGTCGCGTTCGCCCTGCACGCCACGGTGGCCGAACTGCACACCCGGTACGCCTGGTTCCCCTCGCTGTGGGCCTCGCACGTCCACGTCGGCGTCTGA
- a CDS encoding tetratricopeptide repeat protein gives MESSEGASTGELAEGVSYSVTTRDGADGVPVVNIKLTMTPEAKARWTMSAAYEEKGETHPDTLTAAYELAEVLWRQGSADEAVELFRYVVAGRRAVLGQGHPDTLAATSFLARVLEELGALAEAEQLTRMVWAEHVRASGEVHPEALTSLARLARIMLGQKRAAEAEGLVRQVLAARERVLGQGHRDTLGSRNDLAGALRAQGRLEDAEWLYRQVADDAGRLFGPADPLSLDARANQAAVLAHQHRWAEAERHYQAVVDVRVRNAGAGHVDTLSAQSNLASVLHGAGKVGEAEALMRTVLEGYSRLFGADHPRTVSAMRNLAAMMHRRGNRAEAEALCRRVVAAYERRFGPGDPRTAEARANLRMVVEGGG, from the coding sequence GTGGAGTCGTCGGAGGGCGCCTCGACCGGCGAGTTGGCCGAGGGCGTCTCGTACAGCGTCACGACGCGGGACGGTGCCGACGGCGTCCCGGTCGTGAACATCAAGCTCACGATGACGCCGGAGGCCAAGGCGCGTTGGACGATGAGTGCCGCGTACGAGGAGAAGGGCGAGACGCACCCCGACACGCTCACCGCGGCATACGAGTTGGCCGAGGTGCTGTGGCGGCAGGGTTCGGCGGACGAGGCGGTCGAACTGTTCCGCTATGTGGTCGCCGGCCGCCGGGCGGTACTCGGCCAGGGGCACCCCGACACGCTGGCGGCCACGTCGTTCCTGGCGCGGGTGCTGGAGGAGTTGGGCGCGCTGGCCGAGGCGGAGCAGTTGACGCGGATGGTGTGGGCGGAACACGTCCGCGCGTCCGGTGAGGTTCATCCGGAGGCCCTGACGAGCCTTGCCCGGCTCGCTCGGATCATGCTTGGGCAGAAGCGGGCCGCCGAGGCGGAGGGGCTGGTCCGGCAGGTGCTGGCGGCCCGCGAGCGGGTCCTGGGCCAGGGTCACCGGGACACCCTCGGCAGTCGCAACGACCTGGCGGGAGCCCTGCGTGCGCAGGGTCGGCTGGAGGACGCCGAGTGGCTGTACCGGCAGGTGGCGGACGACGCCGGACGGCTGTTCGGCCCGGCCGACCCGCTGAGCCTGGACGCGCGCGCCAACCAGGCCGCCGTCCTCGCCCATCAGCACCGGTGGGCCGAGGCGGAGCGGCACTACCAGGCGGTGGTCGACGTCCGTGTACGGAACGCGGGCGCGGGCCACGTGGACACACTGTCGGCGCAGAGCAACCTGGCGTCGGTGCTGCACGGCGCGGGCAAAGTGGGCGAGGCCGAGGCGCTGATGCGCACGGTGCTGGAGGGGTACTCCCGGCTGTTCGGTGCGGACCACCCCCGGACGGTCTCCGCCATGCGCAACCTGGCCGCGATGATGCACCGGCGCGGCAACCGGGCGGAGGCGGAGGCGCTGTGCCGGCGAGTGGTCGCCGCGTACGAGCGCCGGTTCGGGCCGGGCGACCCGCGCACCGCCGAGGCGCGGGCGAACCTGCGGATGGTCGTCGAGGGCGGCGGCTGA